A genomic region of Pseudoxanthomonas suwonensis contains the following coding sequences:
- a CDS encoding DUF3300 domain-containing protein, translating into MRFRILFAASLILVAGCSRESTPASDGTAPPATSATPAASPQERLFGQEELDQMVAPIALYPDPLLAQVLMAATYPGEVADAAAWSKAHPDAQGDAAVRQVADQPWDASVQSLVAFPQALATLGQDPAWVQKLGDAFLAQPNDVMDAVQRLRGQAQAAGNLESNEYQKVTAQPVAAAPAPAPVPAGGTVAIEPAPQQAIIIEPAQPDVVYVPSYDPTTVYGTWAYPSYPPVYYPPPSAYYPVGTALASGIAFGVGLAITDAIWGDIGWHHWGRGDVDIDIDIDRYNNINVNRLDARDNTWRHDPAHRDGVPYRDQAHRDRHGRQLDGADRRAEFRGDDDARAQAREQARASMEKRGVEAPARTNTEARERAQQAGREQARERAQQVDRDQARERAQQVDRDQARERAQQVDRDQARERAQQVDRDQARERAQAATNREDRPRDAAQRAQQATPAQREQAREAVQNRPDAAQRIHQVQGNDQARAAARQQASQTRQASPHSNAFQGASHPSGSRAAAERGHASQATARQHAPASRPAGQQVSRPANPPRRGHR; encoded by the coding sequence ATGCGCTTCAGGATCCTGTTTGCCGCCAGCCTGATTCTTGTCGCCGGATGCTCCAGGGAGAGCACTCCGGCCAGCGACGGCACCGCGCCGCCTGCCACCTCCGCCACCCCGGCCGCCTCGCCGCAGGAACGGCTGTTCGGGCAGGAGGAACTCGACCAGATGGTCGCGCCCATCGCCCTGTACCCGGACCCGCTGCTGGCGCAGGTACTGATGGCGGCGACCTATCCGGGCGAGGTCGCCGACGCGGCGGCCTGGTCCAAGGCGCATCCCGACGCGCAGGGCGACGCGGCGGTGCGCCAGGTCGCCGACCAGCCGTGGGACGCGAGCGTGCAGTCGCTGGTGGCCTTCCCTCAGGCGCTGGCGACGCTGGGCCAGGATCCGGCATGGGTGCAGAAACTGGGCGACGCCTTCCTGGCGCAACCCAACGACGTGATGGATGCGGTGCAGCGCCTGCGCGGCCAGGCGCAGGCCGCGGGCAACCTGGAATCCAACGAGTACCAGAAGGTGACCGCGCAGCCGGTCGCCGCAGCGCCGGCACCGGCGCCCGTGCCCGCTGGCGGCACTGTCGCCATCGAACCGGCACCGCAGCAGGCGATCATCATCGAGCCCGCGCAACCGGACGTGGTTTACGTGCCCAGCTACGACCCGACCACGGTCTACGGGACCTGGGCCTACCCGTCCTACCCGCCCGTGTACTACCCGCCGCCATCCGCCTACTACCCGGTGGGCACGGCACTGGCCAGCGGCATCGCCTTCGGCGTGGGCCTGGCCATCACCGATGCGATCTGGGGCGACATCGGCTGGCACCACTGGGGCCGCGGCGACGTGGACATCGATATCGACATCGACCGCTACAACAACATCAACGTCAACCGGCTCGACGCCCGCGACAACACCTGGCGGCACGACCCAGCGCACCGCGACGGCGTGCCCTACCGCGACCAGGCGCACCGCGACCGGCATGGCCGCCAGCTCGATGGCGCCGACCGCCGCGCCGAGTTCCGCGGCGACGACGACGCGCGCGCCCAGGCGCGCGAGCAGGCGCGCGCTTCGATGGAGAAGCGCGGCGTGGAAGCACCGGCGCGCACCAATACCGAAGCGCGTGAGCGGGCGCAGCAGGCCGGCCGCGAGCAGGCCCGTGAGCGGGCACAGCAGGTCGATCGCGACCAGGCGCGTGAGCGGGCACAGCAGGTCGATCGCGACCAGGCGCGCGAGCGGGCACAGCAGGTCGACCGTGACCAGGCGCGTGAGCGGGCACAGCAGGTCGACCGTGACCAGGCACGCGAGCGGGCGCAGGCCGCCACCAACCGCGAGGACCGCCCGCGCGATGCCGCCCAGCGCGCACAGCAGGCCACGCCGGCGCAGCGCGAGCAGGCTCGCGAAGCAGTCCAGAACCGGCCCGACGCGGCCCAGCGCATCCACCAGGTCCAGGGCAACGACCAGGCCCGCGCCGCCGCCCGCCAGCAGGCCAGCCAGACCCGGCAGGCCAGCCCGCACAGCAACGCCTTCCAGGGCGCCAGCCATCCGTCGGGTTCGCGCGCCGCCGCCGAACGCGGCCACGCCAGCCAGGCCACCGCGCGCCAGCACGCCCCGGCCAGCCGCCCCGCTGGCCAGCAGGTGTCGCGTCCCGCCAACCCGCCACGCCGCGGACACCGCTGA
- a CDS encoding DUF1456 family protein: protein MINNDVMRSIRYMLDLSDAKVVEITRLADPDFPLDKADIPALLKKDGEAGALVCSDRILAHFLDGLVVHFRGRDESLPPRPVESRITNNLVLKKLRVAFQLKDVDMHETFEAAGFPLTKPELTALFRQPGHKHYRPCGDQILRNFLKGLTLRFRTGE from the coding sequence ATGATCAACAACGACGTGATGCGCAGCATCCGCTACATGCTGGACCTCAGCGATGCCAAGGTGGTGGAGATCACGCGCCTGGCCGACCCGGACTTCCCCCTCGACAAGGCCGATATCCCCGCGCTGCTGAAGAAGGACGGCGAGGCAGGGGCGCTGGTGTGCAGCGACCGGATCCTGGCGCATTTCCTCGATGGCCTGGTCGTGCACTTCCGCGGCCGCGACGAAAGCCTGCCGCCGCGTCCGGTGGAGAGCCGCATCACCAACAACCTGGTACTGAAGAAACTGCGCGTGGCCTTCCAGTTGAAGGACGTGGACATGCACGAGACCTTCGAAGCCGCCGGCTTCCCGTTGACCAAGCCGGAACTGACCGCATTGTTCCGGCAGCCAGGCCACAAGCACTACCGTCCCTGTGGCGACCAGATCCTGCGCAATTTCCTGAAGGGCCTGACCCTGCGCTTCCGCACCGGGGAATAA
- a CDS encoding Acg family FMN-binding oxidoreductase: MNFATRSRNVHLVSCATKAASSHNTQPWQFRIEAERITVLPDLSRRCPVVDPDDHHLFASLGCAAENLSLAARANGLEASPGFMEATSGIQVDLAQSSRADDALYAAIDLRQCSRCRYDGTPLVAGERRLLEAAGVGEGVAVVLLDGRGQLERVAEYVAAGNSAQFADPAWRAELREWIRFNSRSARASGDGLYGPVMGSPDVPDWVGRLFMRFAFSAAAQNRKDIEHVRSSSAVAVFVSEADDRRHWVEAGRSYERFALQAAALDLRTAFINQPVEVPELRSQFAAFLGIGPRRPDLVVRVGRGPRTPRSFRRPVEDVILW, encoded by the coding sequence ATGAACTTCGCGACGCGATCCCGCAACGTCCACCTGGTGAGCTGCGCGACGAAGGCCGCATCCAGCCACAACACCCAGCCCTGGCAGTTCCGGATCGAGGCGGAGCGGATCACGGTCCTGCCCGACCTGTCGCGCCGGTGTCCGGTGGTGGACCCGGATGACCACCACCTGTTCGCGAGTCTGGGTTGCGCGGCGGAGAACCTGTCCCTTGCGGCGCGGGCCAATGGCCTGGAGGCCTCGCCGGGCTTCATGGAGGCCACGTCGGGTATCCAGGTGGATCTCGCGCAATCCTCGCGAGCGGATGACGCACTGTACGCGGCGATCGATCTGCGGCAGTGCAGCCGCTGCCGCTACGACGGCACGCCGCTGGTGGCCGGGGAACGCCGGCTGCTCGAGGCTGCCGGCGTCGGCGAGGGCGTGGCCGTCGTGCTGCTGGACGGGCGCGGGCAACTCGAGCGGGTCGCCGAGTACGTCGCCGCGGGCAACAGTGCGCAGTTCGCGGATCCGGCCTGGCGCGCGGAACTGCGGGAATGGATACGCTTCAATTCGCGCAGCGCGCGGGCATCCGGCGACGGACTCTACGGCCCGGTGATGGGAAGCCCGGATGTCCCGGACTGGGTGGGCCGGCTGTTCATGCGCTTCGCCTTCTCGGCCGCCGCCCAGAACCGCAAGGACATCGAGCATGTCCGCAGTTCCTCGGCCGTCGCGGTCTTCGTCTCCGAAGCGGACGACAGGCGGCACTGGGTGGAGGCGGGCCGGAGCTACGAACGGTTCGCCCTGCAGGCGGCCGCCCTCGATCTGCGCACCGCCTTCATCAACCAGCCGGTGGAAGTGCCGGAACTGCGGTCGCAGTTCGCCGCCTTCCTCGGCATCGGCCCGCGCCGCCCGGACCTGGTCGTGCGCGTGGGGCGCGGTCCGCGCACGCCGCGCTCGTTCCGTCGGCCGGTGGAGGATGTGATTCTCTGGTGA